In Phaenicophaeus curvirostris isolate KB17595 chromosome 14, BPBGC_Pcur_1.0, whole genome shotgun sequence, a single genomic region encodes these proteins:
- the GPATCH1 gene encoding G patch domain-containing protein 1: MAAPDSADSDEEDLVSFGSALPPLQEGERLKKPVPLQEQTVKDAKGRYQRFHGAFTGGFSAGYFNTVGTKEGWTPSTFVSSRQKRADRTVLGPEDFMDEEDLSEFGIAPKAITTTDDFASKAKDKIKEKARQIAGVVAAIPGTSAFDDLIGPSKITIGVELLRKMGWKEGQGIGPRVKRKPLRQKPDPAVKVYGCALPPGLSEGSEDEEDEYQPENVTFAPKDVMPVDLTPKENVHGLGYKGLDPSQALFGASGREHVNLFTGSSGDTSDLIGDLRHNKGRKLGITGQAFGVGALEEEDDDIYATETLSKYDTVLKDEEPGDGLYGWTAPKQYKSSKKSEREVKYIGKILDGFSLASKSSAPSKIYLPPDLPRNYRPVHYFRPVVAAGNDSYHLQKALEESTGKLGSDTTQQSRHALNASQRGERLGEAALKGPAPSVLEYLSEKDRERLKEVKQASEEQMKARMLAQQAQSSRLQPASPEDASRKWQMLLGGQLASAGPSDFKPFARNPEKQRRYENFVKSLKQGEKDTLEQYLDPNMTEWERGREQEEFFRAAMFYKSSNSALASRFTRAKYEDDVDKVEVPRDQENDLDDKEAAVKMKMFGKLTRDKFEWHPEKLLCKRFNVPDPYPDSSIVGLPKVKRDKYSVFNFLTLPEPTTSATQATNEKVQQNNSLNKPKKPSRWDVSDKEKEKKDSISEFISLARAKADVQQQPPAPATEECGTAPSKSPSTEVANEDKDEEEESRPSMDLFKAIFVSSSDEKSSSSEEESDEEQQPTTSVAELETTKQVDLPGTSSSNVQENVTAAADPGISLLPTSKQEHDAAEEFGPKLPPSFSSGSTWQQEPVVPVSFPGPSGKEKRRKNREKHKTKREHKHKKEKKKKHKKQKNKGKHKNKKSEKESSSDTSDSSDSLSDIDTTGLSPKELLRRLKQLQY, from the exons ATGGCGGCGCCCGACTCCGCCGACAGCGACGAGGAGGATCTGGTGAGCTTCGGCTCGGCGCTGCCGCCGCTGCAGGAGG GTGAACGACTTAAAAAGCCAGTTCCTCTTCAAGAACAGACTGTTAAAGATGCAAAGGGACGATATCAGCGTTTCCATGGAGCATTTACTGGTGGTTTCTCGGCCGGTTACTTTAACACTGTTGGCACAAAGGAAG GATGGACTCCTTCAACTTTTGTGTCATCACGGCAGAAGAGAGCGGACAGAACTGTTCTTGGACCAGAAGACTTCATGGATGAAGAG GATCTTAGTGAATTTGGGATAGCACCGAAAGCTATTACAACCACAGATGATTTTGCTTCCAAAgctaaagataaaataaaagagaaagctaGACAGATCGCAGGAGTAGTTGCTGCCATTCCAGGAACCAGTGCATTTGATGATTTAATAGGACCATCAAA aATAACAATTGGGGTTGAACTGTTACGAAAAATGGGCTGGAAAGAAGGACAAGGAATTGGACCACGAGTTAAAAGAAAGCCACTCAGGCAGAAACCAG ACCCTGCAGTGAAAGTCTACGGTTGTGCGTTACCCCCTGGACTCTCTGAGGGTTCTGAG GATGAAGAGGATGAATACCAGCCAGAGAATGTGACGTTTGCACCCAAAGATGTAATGCCTGTGGATTTGACTCCAAAAGAGAATGTCCATGGGCTTGGCTATAAGGGCTTGGACCCCTCACAAGCTTTATTTGGTGCATCTGGCAGAGAACACGTGAATCTTTTCACAGGTAGTTCTGGAGACACAAGCGATTTAATTGGTGATCTCAGACacaataaaggaagaaaactagGTATTACGGGTCAG gctTTCGGTGTAGGAGCTTTagaggaggaagatgatgatATTTATGCAACTGAAACACTGTCAAAATATGATACAGTTCTGAAAGATGAGGAACCTGGAGATGGCTTGTATGGCTGGACGGCGCCTAAACAGTATAAATCCAGTAAAA AGTCTGAAAGAGAAGTTAAATACATAGGCAAAATCTTGGATGGTTTTTCCTTGGCATCAAAATCATCCGCTCCAAGCAAG ATTTATCTGCCACCTGACCTGCCACGAAATTACAGACCAGTCCACTACTTCCGACCTGTGGTAGCAGCTGGGAATGACAGCTACCATTTACAGAAGGCATTAGAGGAATCGACTGGAAAACTTGGGAGTGACACAACACAACAAAGCAGGCATGCTCTGAATGCGTCTCAGAGGGGGGAACGACTAGGAGAGGCTGCCCTGAAAG GTCCAGCTCCTTCTGTTTTGGAATATCTGtctgagaaagacagagaaagactCAAAGAAGTAAAACAGGCATCTGAAGagcaaatgaaagcaagaaTGTTGGCTCAGCAGGCCCAAAGCAGCAGGTTGCAGCCGGCCTCCCCAGAGGATGCTTCCCGCAAGTGGCAAATGTTGTTGGGGGGGCAGTTAGCAAGTGCCGGTCCCAGTGACTTCAAACCGTTTGCAAGAAatccagaaaaacaaagaagatatGAAAATTTTGTGAAAAGTCttaaacaaggagaaaaag ATACCTTGGAGCAGTATTTAGACCCGAATATGACAGAATGGGAGCGAGGAAGAGAACAAGAGGAGTTCTTTCGTGCAGCAATGTTCTACAAATCCTCAAATTCAGCTCTGGCATCCAGGTTTACCCGGGCCAAATACGAGGACGATGTTGACAAAGTTGAGGTTCCTCGGGACCAAGAG AATGATCTCGATGATAAGGAAGCTGCTGTGAAGATGAAGATGTTTGGCAAACTCACAAGAGACAAGTTTGAATGGCATCCTGAAAAGCTGTTGTGTAAAAGATTTAACGTTCCTGATCCATATCCTGA TTCTTCCATTGTTGGGTTGCCGAAAGTGAAACGAGACAAGTATTCTGTCTTCAATTTCTTAACTCTGCCTGAGCCCACCACGTCTGCAACTCAAGCAACAAATGAAAAGGTTCAACAGAATAACAGTCTCAACA AACCAAAGAAACCTTCAAGGTGGGATGTGTCAGataaagagaaggagaaaaaagattcTATCAGTGAGTTCATTAGTCTTGCTAGAGCAAAAGCGGATGttcagcagcagccaccagcaccagcaACAGAAGAATGTGGAACTGCACCCAGCAAAAGTCCTTCCACTGAG GTGGCTAATGAAGACaaggatgaggaagaagaaagcagacCATCCATGGActtatttaaagccatttttgtGAGTTCCTCAGATGAAAAATCATCTTCCTCTGAAGAAGAGAGTGATGAAGAACAGCAACCAACTACTTCAGTAGCAGAATTGGAAACCACGAAGCAAGTTGATCTACCAGGCACTTCTTCATCTAACGTACAAG AGAATGTGACTGCTGCAGCTGATCCTGGCATTTCTTTGCTGCCTACTTCAAAGCAGGAGCATGATGCAGCAGAGGAATTTGGACCAAAATTGCctccatctttttcttctg GCTCTACTTGGCAACAGGAACCAGTGGTGCCAGTGAGTTTTCCTGGGCCCAGTGGGAAAGAAAAACGTAGGAAGAACAGAGAGAAACACAAGACTAAGAgagaacacaaacacaaaaaggaaaaa aaaaagaaacataagaagcagaaaaacaaaggaaaacacaagaataaaaaatcagaaaaagagaGCAGCTCAGACACTTCAGATAGCAGTGACAGCCTCAGTGATATAGACACCACCGGCTTGTCCCCCAAAGAACTTCTGAGAAG ATTAAAACAACTTCAGTACTGA